From one Streptomyces chromofuscus genomic stretch:
- a CDS encoding ATP-binding protein — translation MAVARQFVHLALVELKLPDLADWAELITSELASNAVRHARHDSFRVTVRRLGATRVRVAVIDKSRDLPELVAPCDDDEHGRGLALVDAFSAQWGTDPLNWGKRVWADLESPGLEETPAPNVPIYTHRGAQVIYVLIVVAVTALITAGVAAQH, via the coding sequence GTGGCCGTAGCCCGCCAGTTCGTTCACCTCGCCCTGGTGGAGCTGAAGCTGCCGGATCTCGCCGACTGGGCTGAGCTGATCACCTCTGAACTCGCCTCCAACGCGGTGCGGCACGCTCGGCACGACTCGTTCCGGGTGACCGTCCGCCGGCTCGGTGCCACGCGGGTGCGCGTGGCGGTGATCGACAAGAGCCGCGACCTGCCCGAGCTGGTCGCCCCGTGCGACGACGACGAGCACGGCCGGGGCCTGGCCCTGGTCGACGCTTTCTCGGCGCAGTGGGGGACGGACCCGCTGAACTGGGGCAAGCGCGTCTGGGCCGACTTGGAGTCACCAGGCCTGGAGGAGACGCCCGCTCCCAACGTGCCGATATACACGCACCGCGGCGCGCAGGTGATCTACGTCCTGATAGTCGTCGCGGTCACCGCGCTCATCACTGCGGGCGTGGCCGCGCAGCACTGA